DNA from Asanoa sp. WMMD1127:
CCGACACCGGCGTGACGGTAGCGGTAGTTGACCGTGGAGTGGACACGGATCACCCGTAACTCCGCGACCGGGTGACAATCGGCACGGACTTTCTGGACACCACTGACGCACGACCGGCGTACGCCGTCGTCTCACTGGAACAGGTTGGCGTTTCTCCTTTCCGTGCTGAGGTAGTCGGACGCGGAATCGTCGAGCGCGCGCTTGATGTCGCGGAGCATGGACTGCAGATCCGCCGAGGCGGCGCGCCACCGGGACTGGCGCTGGTCGTAGGCCTGTCTGGCCTCGCCGTCCCAGGTGGCGACCAGCGGCGCGGCGTCCCGCTCGAGCTGGCCTAGCTGGGTGTCGAGGGTGTTGAGGGCCTTCTGGATGTCGGCGCTGGCCTGCCGCAGGGCCGGGAAGTTGACGACCAGGATGTCGTCGCGCATCACGTCTCTCCTTACAACGGCAGCTGGATGCCGCGGCTGGTGGTGGCGATCCGGCTGGCCGCCTCGGTGTCGGTGGCCTCGTATTGCGTGCCGGCGCTGCGGATGGCGCCGGCCGTCTCGCGCAGGGCGCGCTGCATCGCCCCCTGGTCCTGCGACCACTGCTGCTTGACCTGCTCGAACGAGCGGCCGCCGGCGCCACGCCAGGCGGTCTGCAGGACCGCGAGCTCGGCCATCAGACTCGTCAACATGCTCTGTAGCGACTGGTCGACCTGCTCGAACCTGGCCGCGGTCTGCTGCATCACCGCCGCCTGTGCCTGCGTCTGGGACACCCGGACGTCACCCCGCTCTCGCGTCGAAGTTGGCGAATGTCTCGCATGCCGTCGCTGACGCTAGACCGTCGGGGCACA
Protein-coding regions in this window:
- a CDS encoding WXG100 family type VII secretion target, which codes for MRDDILVVNFPALRQASADIQKALNTLDTQLGQLERDAAPLVATWDGEARQAYDQRQSRWRAASADLQSMLRDIKRALDDSASDYLSTERRNANLFQ
- a CDS encoding WXG100 family type VII secretion target, whose protein sequence is MSQTQAQAAVMQQTAARFEQVDQSLQSMLTSLMAELAVLQTAWRGAGGRSFEQVKQQWSQDQGAMQRALRETAGAIRSAGTQYEATDTEAASRIATTSRGIQLPL